Proteins encoded within one genomic window of Neorhizobium galegae bv. orientalis str. HAMBI 540:
- a CDS encoding dihydroorotate dehydrogenase electron transfer subunit produces the protein MPASLCVVSDFAPTAAPVRHSVHEVDCRVKAHEWVNGQYRLLTLSAPRSVLDCQPGQFFHLLCPQTDRFQPYLRRPMSIYSCDRENGDLAFLYKVAGEGTGALAGLETGNVLNIVGPLGQGFEIRPEWRRPLLIARGVGLATLAPLAQECARLRLPLTAICSARSPDLLMSTDLFRSFGAEVVTVTDTEGNSDVESLMPLIEGLIRSRGIDAFFTCGSARLMRMLQEIGARHGIGGQVALEQHMACGIGMCQACVRPFRHEDGAVNLRVCREGPVFDLQEVL, from the coding sequence ATGCCAGCAAGCCTTTGCGTCGTCTCCGATTTTGCTCCCACCGCCGCTCCCGTGCGTCACTCCGTCCATGAGGTAGACTGCCGGGTCAAAGCGCATGAATGGGTAAACGGCCAATATCGCCTTCTTACGCTTTCCGCGCCGCGTTCGGTGCTGGATTGCCAGCCGGGGCAGTTCTTTCACCTGCTCTGCCCGCAGACGGATCGGTTTCAGCCTTATCTGCGCCGGCCGATGAGCATCTATTCCTGCGATCGCGAAAACGGCGACCTCGCGTTCCTCTACAAGGTCGCGGGCGAAGGCACCGGCGCTCTCGCCGGCCTCGAAACCGGCAATGTCCTGAACATCGTCGGTCCACTCGGCCAAGGGTTCGAGATCCGGCCCGAATGGCGCCGCCCGCTGCTCATCGCCCGCGGCGTCGGGCTTGCGACACTCGCCCCGCTGGCGCAGGAATGTGCTCGCCTCAGACTGCCGCTGACGGCAATCTGCAGCGCGCGCTCGCCCGATCTGCTGATGTCGACCGACCTCTTCCGCTCCTTCGGCGCGGAAGTCGTCACCGTGACGGATACTGAAGGCAATTCGGATGTCGAAAGCCTGATGCCCCTGATCGAGGGCCTGATCCGCAGCCGCGGCATCGACGCTTTCTTCACCTGCGGCTCGGCGCGGCTGATGCGCATGCTGCAGGAGATCGGCGCCCGCCACGGCATCGGCGGACAAGTAGCGCTCGAACAGCACATGGCCTGCGGCATCGGCATGTGCCAGGCCTGCGTGCGACCTTTTCGGCACGAGGACGGCGCCGTAAATCTCCGGGTTTGCCGCGAGGGACCGGTCTTCGATCTCCAGGAGGTTCTGTAA
- a CDS encoding helix-turn-helix domain-containing protein — MSSTEDVGRRLRAFRMGAGFTPEELAAKAGVSRAAIYRYESGKPPKVDTLGKIADLLGVSLPTLLGVGVEYIASAVSFFERMRQLEEDVDQITVMFGPISYLLTTDRYDELLPTVLDESIPQDVSDRKTAIREISALMDILKARKETFRRRSPSIVSLVSAAELEEFGRVGFVGAHDHPGVRLSERQAAARAEIEHVVHMLREQPIGVQIGVVIDSMPGASFQIFKRADKAQVAVSPFRLGSFANIRVGVATITAAAEAVQLYGGITDQLWRRSLKGDQAADFIEKTVLKRQAAA, encoded by the coding sequence GTGAGTTCCACAGAGGATGTCGGTCGTCGCCTTCGCGCGTTCCGGATGGGGGCGGGGTTTACCCCTGAGGAGCTCGCTGCCAAGGCCGGCGTTTCGCGGGCTGCGATCTATCGCTACGAGTCCGGCAAGCCGCCGAAGGTGGACACGCTTGGCAAGATCGCCGATCTGCTTGGCGTCTCGCTGCCGACCCTGCTCGGCGTCGGCGTCGAGTATATTGCTTCTGCTGTCAGTTTTTTCGAGCGGATGCGCCAGCTTGAGGAGGATGTGGACCAGATCACCGTGATGTTCGGGCCGATTTCGTATCTGCTGACGACCGACCGCTATGATGAGCTTCTGCCGACGGTACTCGATGAAAGCATTCCTCAGGACGTCAGTGACCGAAAGACGGCGATCCGGGAAATCTCAGCTTTGATGGATATCCTGAAGGCCCGCAAGGAGACGTTCCGCAGGCGCAGCCCGAGCATCGTCAGCTTGGTTTCGGCCGCTGAACTGGAGGAGTTCGGCCGTGTCGGGTTCGTCGGCGCCCATGATCATCCGGGTGTTAGACTGTCGGAACGCCAGGCCGCCGCCCGCGCCGAAATCGAGCATGTCGTGCATATGCTGCGGGAGCAGCCGATCGGCGTTCAGATCGGCGTCGTAATCGATTCCATGCCCGGCGCAAGCTTCCAGATCTTCAAGCGTGCCGACAAGGCACAGGTGGCGGTCAGCCCCTTCCGGCTCGGTTCGTTCGCCAATATCCGCGTTGGCGTCGCCACCATTACTGCGGCCGCGGAGGCGGTTCAGCTCTATGGTGGCATTACCGACCAGCTCTGGCGGCGTAGCCTCAAGGGCGATCAGGCGGCCGATTTCATCGAGAAAACGGTCCTCAAGAGACAGGCGGCCGCTTGA
- a CDS encoding ABC transporter ATP-binding protein gives MAQSERMIDIAGVHKTFVADHGTVTALEPVSITIREGEFISIVGPSGCGKSTLLRLISGLDQATGGSITLNVSGRKRPVGFVFQEPVLLPWKTIVDNVRFPLDTAGVARAQGDKTALDLIKMVGLAGFEKALPRQLSGGMRQRAAIARALSDDPPILLMDEPFSAVDLMTRDNLNDELLRIWQSTGKTILLVTHSVDEAAYLADRVMVMTARPGKLQCVHTVELARPRGEQTKLDPAYHALVAQLRRDLRTPAGEAH, from the coding sequence GTGGCGCAGTCGGAGCGGATGATCGATATCGCGGGTGTTCACAAGACATTCGTGGCTGACCACGGGACGGTGACGGCGCTGGAGCCTGTCAGCATCACCATCAGGGAAGGCGAGTTCATCTCGATCGTCGGGCCGTCCGGCTGCGGCAAGTCCACGCTGCTGCGGCTGATTTCCGGCCTCGACCAGGCGACCGGCGGTTCGATCACGCTCAACGTCTCCGGCCGCAAGCGCCCCGTCGGTTTTGTCTTCCAGGAGCCCGTGCTGCTGCCGTGGAAGACCATTGTCGACAACGTCCGTTTCCCGCTCGATACAGCCGGCGTTGCCAGGGCTCAGGGCGACAAGACGGCCCTCGACCTGATCAAGATGGTCGGGCTTGCCGGTTTCGAAAAGGCGTTGCCGCGCCAGCTGTCCGGCGGCATGCGCCAGCGTGCAGCGATCGCCCGCGCGCTTTCCGATGATCCGCCGATCCTGCTGATGGACGAGCCCTTTTCCGCCGTCGATCTCATGACCCGCGACAATCTCAATGACGAACTGCTGCGCATCTGGCAGTCGACCGGCAAGACGATCCTGCTGGTCACTCACAGCGTCGACGAAGCCGCCTATCTGGCGGATCGGGTGATGGTCATGACGGCCCGTCCGGGCAAGCTCCAATGCGTCCATACTGTCGAGCTTGCTCGTCCTCGTGGCGAACAGACCAAGCTCGATCCGGCCTATCACGCGCTGGTCGCCCAGCTTCGCCGCGATCTGCGGACGCCGGCCGGGGAGGCGCATTGA
- a CDS encoding ABC transporter permease, translating into MNRRFSAAVDYTLALAALLFVWWFATGPMALPTFLLPSPLRTWNALVTIALTGELWLHLGFTLQNIVLGLILGCIAGIAIAYVMTRFPKLAVWLDGPLVILQTAPKIALAPLFVVWFGFGVLSKIILIFSLVFFPVFVGAVAGFRTLDPKMKDLSKLLGLSAVQRFRQIELPAAMPEIFVGLKIGAVQALVGAVLAEWMSGKVGLGYLMTFASATYKTPLLFAAVLMTVVLGLVLHVALTILERRLLSWKGAKNG; encoded by the coding sequence ATGAACAGGCGCTTTTCCGCGGCGGTCGACTACACGCTGGCGCTTGCCGCGCTCCTGTTTGTCTGGTGGTTTGCAACGGGGCCGATGGCCCTGCCGACCTTTCTTCTTCCGTCGCCGCTGCGCACCTGGAATGCGCTGGTCACCATCGCGCTCACCGGCGAACTCTGGCTGCATCTCGGCTTCACGCTCCAGAACATCGTCCTTGGCCTGATCCTCGGCTGCATTGCCGGCATTGCGATTGCCTATGTCATGACCCGCTTTCCGAAGCTCGCTGTCTGGCTCGACGGGCCGCTGGTCATCCTGCAGACGGCGCCGAAGATCGCGCTTGCGCCGCTCTTCGTTGTCTGGTTCGGCTTCGGCGTGCTCTCCAAGATCATCCTGATCTTTTCGCTGGTCTTCTTTCCCGTCTTCGTCGGTGCGGTCGCCGGTTTCCGAACGCTCGATCCGAAGATGAAGGATCTTTCGAAGCTGCTCGGCCTCAGCGCCGTGCAGCGCTTTCGCCAGATCGAACTGCCGGCGGCAATGCCGGAGATCTTCGTCGGTCTGAAGATCGGCGCGGTGCAGGCGCTGGTCGGTGCGGTTCTGGCGGAATGGATGTCCGGAAAGGTCGGGCTCGGTTACCTGATGACCTTCGCATCGGCCACCTACAAGACGCCGCTTCTGTTCGCAGCCGTCCTGATGACCGTTGTACTCGGCCTGGTCCTGCATGTCGCGCTGACCATTCTCGAACGCCGGCTTCTCTCCTGGAAGGGTGCGAAGAATGGCTAG
- a CDS encoding nucleoside phosphorylase, which produces MARTSAAFPWKNGRPPHLPCGPGDIAENVLTPGDPDRVALLADMLEDVQDFGRKREFAVITGSYEGKRLTICSTGIGGPSTEIALVELAMLGARRVIRIGGMSALVAEYTVGSFIAVDRAIGDTGTAMTYRAAGGEAKALPQITRGLVAAAAELGLTCRPGMVASTDSYYFGQDRRYRPLDGGADISANFIDRFQAQGAVGVEMESEITLTVGGAIGLETGCLLGVHGNRATDDWLDDYEATQRNLLRIAGRAFSSTKMGT; this is translated from the coding sequence ATGGCTAGGACCAGCGCTGCCTTTCCCTGGAAGAACGGCCGCCCGCCGCATCTGCCTTGCGGTCCCGGCGACATTGCCGAAAACGTGCTGACCCCTGGTGATCCGGATCGCGTGGCGCTGCTTGCCGACATGCTGGAAGACGTGCAGGACTTCGGCCGCAAGCGCGAATTCGCCGTCATCACCGGCAGTTACGAAGGAAAGCGGCTGACCATCTGTTCGACAGGCATCGGTGGCCCTTCGACCGAAATCGCCCTTGTGGAACTCGCCATGCTCGGCGCCAGGCGCGTCATCCGGATCGGCGGCATGTCAGCGCTCGTCGCGGAATACACCGTCGGCTCATTCATCGCGGTCGACAGGGCAATCGGCGATACCGGCACTGCCATGACATATCGGGCAGCCGGAGGCGAAGCAAAGGCTTTACCGCAGATAACCCGAGGCCTCGTTGCCGCCGCGGCCGAGTTAGGCCTGACCTGCCGGCCGGGCATGGTCGCTTCGACCGACAGCTACTATTTCGGCCAGGACCGCCGTTATCGTCCGCTCGACGGTGGCGCCGATATCTCCGCCAATTTCATCGACCGCTTCCAGGCTCAAGGTGCCGTCGGCGTCGAGATGGAGAGCGAGATCACGCTGACGGTCGGCGGGGCGATTGGCCTCGAAACCGGCTGCCTACTTGGTGTCCACGGAAATCGCGCCACCGATGATTGGCTCGACGACTATGAGGCAACCCAGCGAAACCTTCTGCGCATTGCGGGAAGGGCATTTTCCTCCACAAAAATGGGAACTTAG
- a CDS encoding ABC transporter substrate-binding protein — protein MIQFRVTTAASLLALLTSPFFASIAAAADKVVLQIDGAAAPFYAPLYAGVDKGIFEKNGIEVEFIYAAAADILTNIAAGNVDFGFPNGDAVVAAAANGLPVKVVHTTYQRGIGALLAKGSSGIKTYKDLKGKKIAVTSLASPNYLQLQVGLKQAGLSLDDVSVEVVATGAIVQSLQAGQVDAIVFSELRKYNLEADGTKVTMILSNDFLPSFGNVVVTSSKKLSANPDLVKRFTTAVTQSYEWVIDGHIGDALDISLAKYTPTWPKDQKAILTTAFEQTFVPSVWQSALTKQKGLGAADLAAWQKNADILAQYKVIDSAPKAADFVVDPSTIGK, from the coding sequence ATGATCCAGTTTCGCGTGACGACCGCGGCAAGCCTGCTCGCTCTTCTTACCTCGCCCTTCTTCGCGTCGATCGCTGCAGCGGCCGACAAGGTCGTGCTGCAGATCGATGGCGCAGCCGCCCCTTTCTACGCGCCGCTTTATGCCGGCGTCGACAAGGGCATTTTCGAGAAGAACGGCATCGAAGTCGAATTCATCTATGCTGCTGCCGCCGACATCCTGACGAACATCGCCGCCGGCAATGTCGATTTCGGTTTCCCGAACGGTGATGCGGTGGTGGCGGCTGCCGCCAACGGCCTGCCGGTCAAGGTCGTCCATACGACCTATCAGCGCGGCATCGGCGCGCTTCTGGCCAAGGGCTCCAGTGGCATCAAGACCTACAAGGACCTGAAGGGCAAGAAGATCGCCGTTACCAGCCTTGCCAGCCCCAACTATCTTCAGCTCCAGGTGGGTCTCAAGCAGGCCGGCCTCAGCCTCGACGACGTCAGCGTCGAGGTCGTCGCGACCGGTGCCATCGTGCAGTCGCTTCAGGCCGGCCAGGTCGATGCGATCGTCTTCTCCGAGCTTCGCAAATACAATCTCGAAGCCGACGGCACCAAGGTCACGATGATCCTGTCGAACGATTTCCTCCCGTCCTTCGGCAACGTCGTCGTCACCAGTTCGAAGAAGCTTTCGGCAAACCCGGATCTGGTGAAGCGCTTCACCACCGCCGTGACCCAGTCCTATGAATGGGTCATCGATGGTCATATCGGCGATGCGCTCGACATCTCGCTTGCCAAATACACGCCGACCTGGCCGAAAGACCAGAAGGCCATTCTGACGACCGCCTTCGAACAGACCTTCGTGCCGTCCGTCTGGCAGAGCGCGCTGACAAAGCAGAAGGGCCTGGGTGCCGCCGATCTGGCCGCCTGGCAGAAAAACGCCGATATCCTGGCGCAGTACAAGGTCATCGACAGCGCCCCCAAGGCGGCCGACTTCGTCGTCGATCCGTCGACGATCGGTAAGTAG
- a CDS encoding ABC transporter permease: protein MILRGIAGLIATLVLWTAIVVIFRVPAFLLPGPLEVFARLLFLFENAKLFRHIGVTLTEIVAGFVIGTAVGILAGVVFARLPRVERFATPLILLLQTAPKIAIAPLLLLWLGIGPTPKIVLIAIVTFFPVMSGMVTGLRYGEGSFRDLGAVLKLSPWQSFWHIELPSALPAVLAGMAVATTLAMTAAVIGELMGANEGIGYLLSSGQENSDTAVVIGMVLLLSLIGWAFYEVIELIRRRSLGRFQLS, encoded by the coding sequence ATGATCCTGCGTGGCATAGCGGGTTTGATCGCAACCCTCGTCCTGTGGACGGCGATCGTCGTCATCTTCAGGGTTCCGGCATTCCTTCTGCCGGGACCGCTGGAGGTGTTCGCACGTCTGCTCTTCCTGTTCGAAAATGCCAAGCTTTTCCGGCACATCGGCGTTACGCTCACGGAGATCGTCGCAGGTTTTGTAATCGGGACGGCGGTCGGCATTCTTGCCGGAGTCGTCTTCGCGCGGCTTCCCCGGGTCGAACGCTTTGCCACGCCGCTTATCCTGCTTCTGCAGACCGCACCGAAGATCGCGATCGCGCCCCTGCTGCTGTTGTGGCTGGGGATCGGGCCAACGCCCAAGATCGTGCTGATCGCGATCGTCACCTTTTTCCCCGTCATGTCCGGCATGGTGACCGGTCTGCGTTACGGGGAAGGCAGTTTTCGTGATCTCGGCGCGGTGCTGAAGCTCAGCCCCTGGCAGAGCTTCTGGCATATCGAACTGCCGTCGGCGCTGCCGGCGGTGCTTGCCGGCATGGCGGTTGCAACGACACTTGCGATGACCGCCGCCGTCATCGGCGAATTGATGGGCGCCAACGAGGGCATCGGCTATCTGTTGTCCTCCGGCCAGGAAAACAGCGATACTGCCGTCGTCATCGGCATGGTGCTCCTGCTGTCGCTGATCGGCTGGGCCTTCTACGAGGTCATCGAACTGATCCGCCGCCGTTCGCTCGGCCGGTTTCAACTGAGCTGA
- a CDS encoding phosphopentomutase, with amino-acid sequence MARVFLCVLDSVGCGGAPDAARYGDEGSNTVLHIAEACAAGRAEEGRSGLLKVPNLDALGLGAAIQLASGRTAPGLGAAPIGRWGAAEEISAGKDTQSGHWELAGVAVTRDWHYFSRTIPAFPDELMAELATRSGIPGTLANCHASGTEVLDRFGAEHIATGKPIVYTSADSVVQIAAHEAHFGLDRLLDLCRIAAEIFHPLNVGRIIARPFVGAAPGAFVRTANRKDFAIAPPDGTICDRVVTAGGAVHAVGKIGDIFAYKGITDVSKGRDDMALFDHVLGWCRRAEPGDLVFANFIEFDSLWGHRRDVSGYARALETFDARLPELTGRLRSDDLLIITADHGNDPTWVGTDHTRERVPVLATGPGTKPAELGICGFGHVAEMIAAHLALPKGAN; translated from the coding sequence ATGGCGCGTGTTTTCCTCTGTGTCCTCGATTCCGTCGGCTGTGGCGGCGCGCCGGATGCGGCCCGCTACGGGGACGAAGGCTCGAATACCGTGCTTCATATTGCCGAGGCCTGTGCCGCTGGGCGTGCGGAAGAGGGGCGCAGCGGTCTGCTGAAAGTTCCGAACCTCGACGCATTGGGATTGGGTGCAGCGATCCAGCTCGCGTCGGGCAGGACGGCGCCCGGTCTCGGCGCGGCACCGATCGGTCGCTGGGGTGCGGCGGAGGAAATCTCTGCGGGCAAGGATACCCAGAGCGGTCATTGGGAGCTCGCCGGCGTGGCGGTCACCCGTGACTGGCATTATTTCTCGCGCACGATACCGGCATTTCCGGATGAGCTGATGGCCGAACTCGCAACACGCTCAGGCATCCCCGGAACGCTTGCGAATTGCCATGCTTCGGGCACCGAGGTGCTCGACCGGTTCGGTGCCGAACACATCGCGACCGGCAAGCCGATCGTTTATACCTCCGCCGACAGCGTCGTGCAGATTGCAGCCCATGAAGCCCATTTTGGTCTCGACCGTCTGCTCGATCTTTGCCGGATCGCCGCCGAAATCTTTCATCCGCTGAATGTCGGCAGGATCATTGCCAGGCCCTTCGTCGGCGCGGCGCCAGGCGCCTTTGTCCGCACCGCAAACCGCAAGGATTTTGCCATCGCCCCTCCGGACGGAACGATCTGCGACCGGGTGGTTACTGCAGGCGGTGCGGTCCATGCGGTCGGCAAGATCGGCGACATCTTTGCCTACAAGGGCATTACTGACGTCTCCAAGGGCAGGGACGACATGGCGCTCTTCGACCATGTGCTTGGCTGGTGCCGCCGTGCCGAGCCGGGCGATCTGGTCTTTGCCAATTTCATCGAGTTCGACAGTCTCTGGGGCCATCGCCGCGACGTTTCAGGCTATGCCCGCGCGCTCGAAACCTTCGACGCTCGCCTGCCGGAACTGACAGGGCGTCTGCGTAGCGATGATCTCTTGATCATCACCGCAGACCATGGCAACGACCCGACCTGGGTGGGCACCGATCACACCCGCGAGCGGGTGCCGGTGTTGGCGACGGGGCCAGGCACAAAACCCGCGGAGCTGGGTATCTGCGGGTTTGGTCATGTGGCGGAGATGATCGCGGCGCATCTCGCGCTGCCCAAAGGGGCTAACTAG